A genomic segment from Pistricoccus aurantiacus encodes:
- the pabC gene encoding aminodeoxychorismate lyase — MRDGDRALPFDDRGLSYGDGLFETVLVRDGKPVLWEEHLARLEEGCRRLELTMPKPADLNGIFANIPLFQQPLAVLKLILTRGSGGRGYRPPWPSDCRLRYRLTPFSPDEERWHRGVRIRRCSLRLGIQPRLAGIKHLNRLENVLARSEWNDDAIAEGLLCDSDGRLVEATSMNLFWQRQGRLETPRLDRCGVAGTLRQALLDRLPIQEVNAGVAVLEEAEALWLGNSVQGIWPVIALNNIDGTGGLTWALNETHRHLQNHAHRLLGYPLIQSPQPGDATP, encoded by the coding sequence GTGCGGGACGGTGATCGGGCGCTGCCCTTCGACGACCGCGGGCTGAGTTATGGCGACGGCCTCTTTGAGACGGTGTTGGTGCGAGATGGCAAGCCGGTTCTCTGGGAAGAACATCTAGCGCGGCTCGAGGAAGGCTGTCGTCGGCTGGAATTGACCATGCCGAAGCCAGCGGACCTGAACGGGATTTTTGCAAATATACCGTTATTTCAGCAACCGCTGGCAGTACTCAAACTGATACTGACTCGAGGCAGCGGTGGTCGTGGCTACCGACCGCCCTGGCCGAGCGATTGCCGGCTGCGCTACCGTCTGACGCCTTTTTCGCCGGATGAAGAACGCTGGCATCGGGGCGTTCGTATTCGTCGCTGCTCGCTGCGTCTTGGCATTCAGCCACGTCTTGCTGGAATCAAGCATCTCAATCGTCTGGAAAATGTTCTGGCCCGCAGTGAATGGAACGACGACGCCATTGCAGAAGGCTTGCTGTGCGATAGCGACGGGCGGCTGGTGGAGGCAACCAGCATGAACCTGTTCTGGCAGCGTCAAGGTCGACTGGAGACACCCCGGCTCGATCGCTGCGGCGTGGCGGGTACCTTGCGCCAAGCGCTGCTGGACCGGTTGCCCATTCAGGAGGTAAACGCCGGTGTAGCGGTGCTTGAAGAGGCCGAGGCGCTCTGGCTTGGCAACTCGGTGCAGGGCATCTGGCCGGTCATCGCTCTGAACAATATCGATGGAACTGGGGGGCTGACCTGGGCCTTGAACGAGACACATCGCCATCTGCAGAATCATGCTCACCGGTTATTGGGTTATCCGCTGATTCAATCACCCCAACCTGGCGACGCAACCCCTTGA